A genomic window from Pseudomonadales bacterium includes:
- a CDS encoding alpha-L-glutamate ligase-like protein: MKFNLISPLELRRLGILGMNRRNVAYIARYNPRSRFPLVDDKVKTKLVAEKMGLTAPKLLHVISTQHEVEDIDRVLSTLKQFVVKPAQGSGGKGILVIRGRSEAGFVKASGDTISLEGIKRHVTNIISGLHSLGGRPDEVIIETLIEVSPIFEDFSFEGVPDIRLIVFKGFPVMGMLRLATHKSDGKANLHQGAVGVGLDIGSGRAIAAVQSNQLVTVHPDTGAELVRVKVPNWRQLLVLAASCHEATGLGYLGCDIVIDQEHGPMLLELNARPGLSIQIANNEGLLPRLRRIEALDSPYMAVEDRVDNSMEWFSREPVLQQQLFEEPA; encoded by the coding sequence GTGAAGTTCAATCTGATATCTCCACTGGAACTGCGCCGCCTCGGTATTCTCGGCATGAACCGCCGTAACGTCGCCTACATTGCGCGCTACAACCCGAGATCCAGGTTCCCACTGGTGGACGACAAGGTGAAGACCAAACTTGTGGCAGAGAAGATGGGACTCACCGCACCAAAGCTCCTGCACGTGATCAGCACCCAGCATGAAGTCGAAGACATAGACCGGGTACTCTCCACGCTCAAGCAGTTCGTCGTGAAACCGGCACAGGGTTCCGGCGGCAAGGGCATTCTGGTGATCCGCGGACGCTCTGAGGCAGGATTCGTGAAGGCCAGCGGCGATACGATCAGTCTCGAGGGCATCAAACGCCACGTCACCAATATCATCAGCGGCCTGCACTCCCTCGGCGGCCGACCCGACGAAGTGATCATCGAGACACTGATCGAAGTCTCACCGATATTCGAAGACTTCAGCTTCGAAGGTGTGCCGGACATCCGCCTCATCGTGTTCAAGGGTTTTCCGGTGATGGGGATGCTGCGTCTGGCCACCCACAAGTCGGACGGCAAGGCCAACCTGCACCAGGGCGCTGTCGGTGTCGGTCTCGACATCGGCAGCGGACGGGCGATTGCCGCTGTCCAGTCCAACCAGCTGGTCACTGTTCATCCGGACACCGGCGCTGAACTGGTGCGGGTAAAGGTACCCAACTGGCGCCAGCTGCTGGTTCTCGCCGCGAGCTGTCATGAAGCTACCGGGCTCGGCTATCTCGGGTGCGACATCGTCATCGACCAGGAACACGGTCCGATGCTGCTCGAACTCAACGCAAGACCCGGACTGAGTATTCAGATCGCCAACAACGAAGGCCTGCTGCCACGACTGCGGCGCATCGAAGCGCTGGACTCACCCTACATGGCGGTGGAGGATCGGGTGGACAACTCGATGGAATGGTTCAGTCGAGAGCCCGTGCTGCAGCAGCAGCTTTTTGAGGAGCCCGCATGA
- a CDS encoding putative quinol monooxygenase — MIVVNVIIDSTERDIAALKQAIAAIEAASRAESGCEDYTFSVELNDSTRLRITERWRDVQALKDHFGTEHMATFNAAIASHPPRSLVVKCYEAREIPLPR, encoded by the coding sequence ATGATCGTCGTGAATGTGATCATAGATTCAACCGAGAGAGACATCGCCGCGCTGAAACAGGCTATCGCTGCGATAGAGGCAGCGTCCCGCGCCGAGTCCGGGTGCGAAGACTATACCTTCAGCGTGGAGCTGAATGACTCGACCCGCCTGCGCATCACCGAGCGCTGGCGGGATGTCCAGGCATTGAAGGACCATTTTGGAACCGAGCACATGGCCACCTTCAACGCGGCCATCGCCAGCCATCCACCGAGAAGTCTGGTCGTGAAGTGCTACGAAGCGCGGGAGATTCCCCTTCCGAGGTAG
- a CDS encoding inactive transglutaminase family protein, translating into MRDAWYSVRGCGVTQRGPFLFLVGLLLLAGAGTATFRHQSYGIPLLPGEQQTVWQVEARVEFNARGTETQALLTLPPEQSGYRIIAENSAAPGFGFNVEQDTEQRRAHWTKRAARGPQTLFFGLEVVADPGHRVTDIPPAYEPSIRWDEPYRTAARQLIDSLMPITADAHSMTVQLIRALHRNPPDQSVSLLRDRYADPELLANLLKTAAIPARTVQVLQLEDGRRRQDLATYVQVWQGDSWRLYSPRDGAVTQTDNLLLWQTATPTILEVIGGTNSRVSYSMISQSRSMLELAQEVDAPGFGFSLYSLPIAEQGMFKMIMLLPVGALVVVFMRVLIGLKTSGTFMPVLIALAFLQTELLLGVTSFLLVVAIGLMIRSYLSALNLLLVARIATLVVLVIGMISIFSVVSFQLGLIGGLSFTFFPMIILAWTIERMSITWEEQGPKEVLVQGGGSMLVAILAFLCMDQGLVRHLAFNFPELHLCVLAFVMILGRYTGYRLTELFRFATFKKS; encoded by the coding sequence TTGCGTGACGCCTGGTATTCGGTCAGAGGCTGCGGCGTGACGCAACGCGGACCCTTTCTGTTTCTCGTCGGACTGCTGCTGCTTGCCGGCGCCGGTACGGCCACCTTCCGCCATCAGTCCTATGGCATACCGCTGCTGCCCGGAGAGCAGCAGACTGTGTGGCAGGTCGAGGCGCGGGTCGAATTCAATGCACGCGGTACCGAAACCCAGGCGCTGCTGACGCTGCCTCCCGAGCAGTCGGGCTACCGCATCATCGCGGAAAACAGCGCAGCCCCGGGCTTCGGTTTCAATGTGGAACAGGATACCGAACAGCGCCGTGCACACTGGACCAAGCGCGCGGCCCGCGGCCCGCAGACACTGTTCTTCGGGCTCGAAGTGGTTGCGGACCCCGGTCACAGGGTGACAGACATCCCGCCGGCGTATGAGCCTTCGATACGCTGGGATGAGCCCTATCGGACCGCCGCGCGGCAGCTGATCGACTCCCTGATGCCGATCACGGCGGATGCGCATTCCATGACCGTGCAACTGATCCGCGCACTGCACCGCAATCCGCCGGATCAGAGTGTGAGCCTGCTCAGAGATCGCTATGCAGACCCGGAGCTGCTGGCCAATCTCCTGAAAACTGCGGCAATTCCGGCGCGCACCGTGCAAGTACTGCAGCTCGAAGATGGCCGCCGTCGCCAGGATCTGGCGACATACGTGCAGGTCTGGCAGGGGGACTCCTGGCGTCTCTACAGCCCCCGCGATGGAGCAGTCACCCAGACCGACAACCTGCTGCTGTGGCAGACGGCGACGCCCACGATACTCGAGGTCATCGGCGGCACCAACTCCAGGGTGAGCTACTCGATGATCAGCCAGAGTCGGTCCATGCTCGAACTTGCCCAGGAAGTCGATGCTCCCGGATTCGGCTTTTCACTTTACAGCCTGCCCATTGCCGAACAGGGCATGTTCAAGATGATCATGCTGCTGCCCGTGGGCGCACTGGTTGTGGTGTTCATGCGTGTACTCATTGGTCTGAAGACCTCTGGCACTTTCATGCCGGTGCTCATCGCGCTGGCTTTTCTTCAGACAGAACTGCTGCTCGGCGTGACCAGCTTTCTGCTGGTCGTGGCCATCGGTCTGATGATCCGATCCTATCTCTCGGCACTGAACCTCCTGCTGGTGGCGCGCATCGCCACCCTGGTGGTGCTCGTGATCGGCATGATTTCGATTTTCAGCGTGGTGAGTTTCCAGCTCGGCCTCATCGGCGGTCTTTCCTTCACCTTTTTCCCGATGATCATTCTCGCCTGGACCATCGAGCGGATGTCCATCACCTGGGAAGAGCAGGGCCCGAAGGAAGTGCTGGTTCAGGGTGGCGGCAGCATGCTGGTCGCCATCCTTGCCTTTCTGTGTATGGACCAGGGTCTGGTCCGGCACCTTGCCTTCAATTTCCCGGAACTGCACCTCTGTGTGCTGGCGTTTGTCATGATCCTGGGGCGCTACACCGGATACCGGCTGACCGAGCTGTTCCGTTTCGCGACTTTCAAGAAATCGTGA
- a CDS encoding RimK/LysX family protein, translating to MNHRIPVLVFGSLSFLLGSGCAYSPGAEANQAQLQRLASIEAQIAVLGSAVEASQDNLSTLEATQLNSAQALGDSLDQLSLDLELLPTAVAELCRPPEPKPAPASATCEPGEPLRTVIMNSDKLMLGELENVWLDPPGASLVARLDTGATSSSLHAQNLTKFERDGEEWVRFELQVEKQPIEVERRVLRHVLVIQQADPEGSRRPVVQLRIRIGNLDETVDFTLADRSHLENEVILGRNFLSDVALVDVGQRFIQPVYEPDDE from the coding sequence ATGAACCATCGGATCCCCGTGCTTGTCTTCGGTAGCCTCAGCTTCCTTCTCGGCAGCGGGTGCGCCTACAGCCCGGGTGCGGAAGCGAATCAGGCCCAGCTGCAGAGGCTCGCCAGCATCGAAGCGCAGATCGCCGTGCTCGGCAGTGCGGTCGAAGCCTCCCAGGACAATCTCTCCACCCTTGAGGCCACCCAGTTGAACTCCGCCCAGGCACTCGGCGACAGTCTCGATCAGCTGTCACTGGATCTCGAACTGCTGCCGACTGCGGTGGCCGAACTGTGCCGACCACCCGAACCGAAACCAGCGCCGGCATCTGCAACCTGCGAACCGGGTGAGCCGCTGCGTACCGTGATCATGAACTCAGACAAACTGATGCTCGGAGAGCTGGAGAATGTCTGGCTGGATCCGCCGGGGGCTTCTCTGGTGGCCCGGCTCGACACGGGGGCGACGTCGAGCTCGCTGCACGCACAGAATCTCACCAAGTTCGAACGGGATGGCGAAGAATGGGTGCGTTTCGAGCTGCAGGTCGAGAAGCAGCCCATCGAAGTTGAACGACGTGTTCTGCGCCACGTTCTGGTCATCCAGCAGGCGGATCCTGAGGGTTCCCGCAGACCGGTGGTACAGCTGAGAATCCGCATCGGCAATCTGGATGAAACGGTCGACTTCACACTCGCCGACCGCTCTCATCTGGAGAACGAAGTGATTCTCGGCAGGAACTTTCTGAGCGATGTCGCACTGGTTGACGTTGGCCAGCGGTTCATTCAGCCTGTTTACGAGCCGGACGACGAGTAA
- a CDS encoding APC family permease, with amino-acid sequence MTHPSEEHSSSGKAQARFNKVLRTRDVLTLAFGAMIGWSWVLMTGLWVEQAGSLGTLFAFLGGGLAIALIGLTYSELVSAMPRAGGEHVYTHRGLGIGASFCCTWALLLAYVNVCLFEAVALPTAVEYLAPGIRIGTLWNVFGSDVDIGFVLIGAGTSVLITIINVLGIKPAARFQNFALILILIAGILLITGAIGSGSLENAQPWIATPATGILSVLIMVPALLVGFDVIPQSAEEINLPPRRIGMLLVISVFLAVAWYGVISLAVAMAMPPGALAGSSMASGDAASLLWGNPIAGSLVVLGGVAGILTSWNAFVIGGSRLLYALAGSGLVPAAFARLHPKYHTPYVGIIAIGVLSCLSPLFGRTVLVWLIDAGGFATIIAYLFVPLAFLALRRREPELPRPFRVSHPRLVGYGGLLLALALITAYLPGSPSALIWPYEWMTITIWSLLGIALFIRYRLRTRSPSDSGGAGQNRLA; translated from the coding sequence ATGACCCACCCCTCTGAAGAGCACTCGAGTTCAGGCAAAGCCCAGGCTCGCTTCAATAAAGTACTGCGCACCCGCGATGTGCTCACCCTCGCTTTCGGTGCGATGATCGGCTGGAGCTGGGTGCTCATGACGGGTTTGTGGGTGGAGCAGGCGGGTTCACTCGGCACCCTGTTTGCCTTCCTCGGTGGTGGTCTTGCCATTGCTCTGATCGGGCTGACCTACAGCGAACTGGTATCCGCAATGCCCCGCGCCGGCGGTGAGCACGTATACACACACCGCGGACTCGGTATCGGTGCGTCCTTCTGCTGCACCTGGGCCCTGCTGCTCGCCTACGTGAATGTCTGCCTCTTCGAAGCAGTCGCACTGCCTACCGCGGTCGAATACCTCGCGCCTGGTATCCGTATCGGCACTCTGTGGAATGTCTTCGGCTCGGATGTCGACATCGGCTTCGTCCTGATCGGCGCGGGAACCTCCGTGCTGATCACCATCATCAATGTGCTGGGTATCAAACCTGCTGCCCGATTTCAGAACTTCGCCCTGATCCTCATCCTCATCGCCGGCATACTTCTGATCACCGGCGCGATCGGCAGCGGCAGTCTCGAAAACGCGCAGCCCTGGATCGCCACCCCCGCCACCGGCATTCTCAGTGTCCTTATCATGGTGCCCGCGCTTCTGGTGGGTTTCGATGTGATCCCTCAGTCCGCCGAAGAGATCAACCTGCCACCCAGGCGGATCGGCATGCTGCTGGTGATTTCGGTTTTCCTCGCGGTCGCCTGGTACGGGGTTATCTCCCTCGCCGTCGCCATGGCGATGCCTCCGGGTGCGCTGGCGGGCAGCAGTATGGCCTCGGGAGACGCAGCCTCCCTGTTGTGGGGTAATCCGATTGCCGGATCTCTGGTGGTGCTCGGCGGTGTTGCCGGGATTCTCACCAGCTGGAATGCCTTTGTGATCGGCGGCAGCCGGCTGCTGTACGCACTCGCCGGGTCCGGTCTGGTACCCGCCGCCTTTGCCCGACTGCATCCGAAATATCACACACCCTATGTGGGCATCATCGCCATCGGTGTGCTGTCGTGTCTGTCTCCCCTCTTCGGCCGGACGGTGCTGGTGTGGCTCATCGACGCTGGTGGATTCGCGACCATCATTGCCTATCTGTTCGTGCCACTCGCATTCCTGGCCTTACGCCGCCGGGAACCGGAACTCCCGAGACCTTTCCGGGTGAGTCATCCGCGCCTGGTCGGCTATGGGGGCCTGCTGCTCGCACTGGCGCTGATCACCGCTTACCTGCCGGGCAGCCCCTCTGCGCTCATCTGGCCCTATGAGTGGATGACGATCACAATCTGGTCCCTGCTGGGCATCGCCCTCTTCATCCGCTATCGGCTGCGAACAAGGAGCCCTTCGGACTCCGGTGGCGCAGGTCAGAACAGACTGGCCTGA
- a CDS encoding PA0069 family radical SAM protein: MQIRRGRGALSNEGSRYLPTRSEWLDDERADNGWAVDEIVDAGCALETRLLADRTVRLITRNRSPDIPFDRSINPFKGCEHGCVYCFARPTHAYLDLSPGLDFETRIFYKTGVRERLQAELSHPGYQVQPIALGTNTDPYQPAEKQLRVTREILELLLEWRHPLTIVTKSQLILRDLDLLEEMARMHLVQVHLSVTTLSNDLKVKLEPRTASPAARLRTVRALSEAGVPAGVMVAPVIPFINDAEMEAIIAAGVAAGARRFGYILLRLPLEVAPLFEEWLDTHYPLKKTRVLNAVRQTRGGRLYDAAWGTRMTGRGEIAQLLQNRFRHALRKQGIDAGGFDAALRSDLFSHPGYQASLF; this comes from the coding sequence TTGCAGATCCGCAGGGGTCGCGGTGCCCTCAGTAATGAGGGCAGCCGCTATCTGCCGACCCGCAGCGAATGGCTGGACGATGAGAGGGCGGACAATGGCTGGGCGGTAGACGAAATTGTGGACGCTGGCTGCGCGCTCGAAACCCGGCTGCTGGCGGATCGCACGGTGCGTCTGATCACCCGCAACCGCTCGCCGGACATACCCTTTGATCGCTCGATCAACCCTTTCAAAGGCTGTGAGCACGGCTGCGTTTACTGTTTCGCCCGCCCGACCCACGCCTACCTGGATCTGTCGCCCGGTCTCGATTTCGAAACCCGCATTTTCTACAAGACCGGGGTACGGGAGCGCCTGCAGGCAGAGCTGTCTCACCCCGGGTATCAGGTGCAGCCGATCGCTCTGGGCACTAATACGGATCCCTACCAGCCTGCCGAAAAGCAGCTGCGGGTTACCCGGGAAATACTTGAGCTGCTGCTGGAATGGCGTCACCCGCTGACGATCGTGACCAAGAGTCAGCTGATTCTTCGGGATCTGGATCTGCTCGAAGAGATGGCTCGAATGCATCTGGTCCAGGTGCATCTCAGCGTGACTACGCTCAGCAATGATCTGAAAGTGAAACTCGAGCCACGCACTGCATCTCCCGCGGCCAGGTTGCGGACCGTGCGGGCACTCTCCGAGGCGGGTGTGCCTGCCGGTGTGATGGTCGCACCGGTCATACCCTTCATTAACGATGCGGAAATGGAGGCGATCATCGCCGCAGGCGTTGCCGCCGGCGCCCGCAGGTTCGGCTACATACTCCTGCGGCTGCCGCTGGAAGTAGCGCCTCTATTCGAGGAATGGCTCGATACCCACTATCCGCTCAAGAAAACCCGTGTCCTGAACGCCGTCCGCCAGACCCGGGGCGGCCGGCTCTATGACGCCGCCTGGGGCACACGGATGACCGGACGGGGAGAGATCGCACAGCTGCTGCAGAACCGTTTCCGCCACGCCTTGCGCAAACAGGGTATCGATGCAGGTGGCTTCGATGCGGCTCTGCGCAGTGATCTGTTTTCACACCCCGGTTATCAGGCCAGTCTGTTCTGA